One Saprospiraceae bacterium genomic region harbors:
- a CDS encoding PD40 domain-containing protein, with the protein MAKLYLILLGLLVFVACKTTKYEYAFISDRDEYLDLYISSKNDQLLNITNDKYTDYGIKWSPDGKNILFAKLVKKQYDLYLYNIALKTTEQLTHDTLNQYGPSFSPDGKSILYVSNADHKQNEIYFMNLATKKISRITQNDRLDGSPTFHPDGVRIFYTSFMDRDTANKITNSEIFITDTMGSYHTRLTNRIGNDGALDISPDGKSIACHYFLNNKADIYVMNIDGSNIKQLTSDSLDNRWPRWTPDGRYIAYTRVAQNSDIWIMDKNGNHKKPYITSPKRDEILEFNPAKNKNK; encoded by the coding sequence ATGGCTAAATTATACTTGATATTATTGGGACTTCTGGTATTTGTTGCCTGTAAAACGACCAAATACGAATATGCTTTTATTTCGGACAGGGATGAATATTTGGACCTATATATTTCATCCAAAAACGACCAACTTCTGAACATTACCAACGATAAATACACGGACTACGGAATCAAGTGGAGCCCGGATGGAAAAAATATTTTATTCGCTAAACTGGTGAAAAAACAATATGACCTTTATCTCTATAACATAGCATTAAAAACAACTGAGCAGCTAACCCACGACACACTCAATCAATACGGACCCTCTTTTTCTCCGGATGGAAAAAGCATTTTATATGTTTCTAATGCCGACCATAAACAAAATGAAATTTATTTTATGAATCTGGCCACAAAAAAAATATCTCGCATTACACAAAACGACAGATTAGACGGTTCACCAACATTTCATCCGGATGGAGTCAGAATTTTCTATACCTCATTTATGGATAGAGACACTGCCAACAAAATTACCAATAGTGAGATATTTATTACAGATACGATGGGCAGCTACCACACCAGGCTGACCAACAGAATCGGAAACGATGGAGCCCTGGATATTTCGCCTGATGGAAAATCGATTGCATGCCACTATTTTTTAAATAACAAAGCAGACATCTATGTTATGAACATCGACGGCAGCAACATCAAACAATTAACCAGCGACAGCCTGGACAACAGATGGCCACGTTGGACTCCTGACGGTAGATACATTGCATATACCCGTGTCGCCCAGAATTCTGATATTTGGATCATGGATAAAAACGGCAACCATAAAAAACCTTATATAACATCGCCAAAAAGAGACGAAATACTTGAATTTAATCCCGCAAAAAATAAAAACAAATAA